The Bos indicus isolate NIAB-ARS_2022 breed Sahiwal x Tharparkar chromosome 12, NIAB-ARS_B.indTharparkar_mat_pri_1.0, whole genome shotgun sequence genomic sequence CTTCAAACAGGAAAGAGATCTGGAAGACAGACACGAAGGGGCGCTGGAACACCACCTTCATGAGGCACGTGGTCGTGAAAGCGTACTTGGAGGCTCTCAGCGTGCTGCGTGAGCTAGCTGCCAGCGGGGAGCTGACGGACTACACTTACCACACTGTATGGCCTGACCCCGACCTAGTGCATGATGACTTTTCTGTCATCTGCCAAGGGTTTTATGAAGACATCGCCCATGGGAAAGGGAAGGACTTGACGAGGGTCTTCTCCGACGGGTCCATGTGGGTCTCCATGAAGAACGTGAGATTTCTGGATGACTCCATACTTAAAAGAAGAGATGTTGGTCCAGCCGCCTTcaagatatttttgaaataccTCAAGAAGACAGGGTCGAAAAACCTTTGTGCTGTTGAACTTCCTTCTTCGGTAAAGCTAGGATTTGAAGAAGCTGGCTGCAAACAGATACTGttggaaaatacattttcagaGAGACAGTTTTTTTCAGAAGTGTTTTTCCCAAATATTCAGGAAATTGAAGCAGAACTCAGAGATCCTTTAATGAATTTTGTCCTAAATGAGAAAGTTGATGAGTTCTCGGGGATCCTCCGCGTTACCCCATGTATCCCCTGCTCTTTGGAGGGGCATCCTTTGGTTTTACCGTCAAGATTAATCCACCCTGAAGGACGCGTCGCTAAGTTATTTGATACTAAAGATGGACGATTTCCTTACGGTTCCACTCAGGACTATCTAAACCCTATTATTCTGATCAAACTAGTCCAGCTAGGTATGGCGAAGGACGATATTTTGTGGGACGACATGCTGGAGCGTGCAGAGTCAGTAGCTGAAATTAATAAAAGTGATCACGGCGCTGCTTGTCTACGAAGTAGCATCCTGTTAAGTCTTattgatgaaaaactgaaaataagggATCCAAGAGCAAAGGATTTTGCTGCAACGTATCAAACAATCCCCTTCCTCCCATTTCTGACGAAGCCGGCAGGTTTCTCTTTGGATTGGAAAGGCAACAGCTTTAAGCCTGAAACCATGTTTGCAGCAACTGACCTCTATATAGCTGAGCACCAGGATATAGTCTGTCTTTTGCAACCAATTCTAAATGAAAATTCTCATTCCTTCAGAGGCTGTGGGTCTGTGCCCTTGGCGGTGAAGGAGTTTCTGGGTTTGCTCCGGAAACCCACAGTTGAGCTGGTTGTGAACCAGCTGAGAGAAGTTGCAAAGTCAGTTGATGATGGGATCACATTATATCAGGAGAACATCACCAACGCTTGCTACAAATACCTCCATGAGGCGATGATGCAGAATGACAGCACCAAGACGGCAGTCACTGAAAAGCTGAAAACCTTTAGCTTCATTCTAGTTGAGAATGCATATGTCAACTCAGAAAAGGTggcttttcatttaaattttgaagCAGCCCCATACCTTTATCAGTTgcctaataaatataaaaataatttccgtGAACTTTTTGAAAGTGTGGGTGTGAGGCAGTCTTTCACTGTGGAAGATTTTGCCCTCGTTTTGGAATCCATAgctcaagaaaaagaaaccaaacaagTAACAGAAGAGAATTTTCAGCTCTGCCGGCGAATAATCAGTGAGGGGATATGGAGTCTcattagagaaaagaaacaagaattttGTGAGAAAAATTATGGCCACATATTATTGCCAGATACTAACCTTAAGCTTCTCCCTGCGAAGTCTCTGTGCTATAATGACTGTCCCTGGATAAAAGTGAAGGACAGCACTGTCAAGTACTGTCACGCAGACATACCCAGGGAAGTAGCCGTGAAACTGGGTGCAGTGCCAAAGCGGCACAAAGCCCTGGAACGGTATGCATCCAACGTGTGCTTCACGACGCTGGGCTCGGAGTTTGGGCAGAAGGAAAAACTGACCAGCAGAATTAAGAGCATCCTCAATGCCTATCcttcagaaaaggaaatgttGAAAGAGCTGCTTCAGAACGCTGATGATGCAAAAGCCACGGAGATCTGCTTTGTGTTTGACCCCAGGCAGCACCCAGTGGACAGGATATTTGATGATAAGTGGGCACCCTTGCAGGGGCCAGCACTGTGTGTGTACAACAACCAGCCTTTCACGGAGGATGACGTCAGAGGGATCCAGAACCTGGGCAGAGGCACCAAGGAAGGGAACCCTTGTAAGACCGGGCAGTATGGGGTGGGGTTCAACTCCGTATATCACATCACAGACTGCCCCTCCTTCATCTCTGGCAATGACATCCTGTGCATTTTCGACCCTCACGCCAGGTATGCACCGGGGGCCACATCTGTCAGTCCTGGACGCATGTTCAGAGACCTGGATGCGGATTTTAGAACTCAGTTCTCGGACGTCCTGGATCTTTACCTGGGAACCCACTTCAAGCTGGACAACTGCACGATGTTCCGATTCCCTCTCCGTAATGCAGAGATGGCAAAGGTTTCGGAGATCTCATCAGTTCCATCATCTGATAGGATGGTCCAGAACCTCCTGGACAAGCTGCGGTCAGATGGGGCAGAGCTGTTAATGTTTCTTAACCACATGGAAAAAATCTCTATTTGTGAAATAGACAAAGCCACGGGTGCCCTGAACGTGCTGTATTCTGTGAAGGGCAACATCACTGACGGGGACCGGCTGAAGAGGAAGCAGTTTCACGCGTCTGTCATTGACAGTGTCACAAAGAAGAGGCAGCTCCCAGACATCCCAGTGCAGCAGGTCACCTACACCATGGACACTGAGGACTCTGAGGGGAGCCTCACCTCCTGGCTCATCTGTAACAGGTCTGGCTTCTCTAGCATGGACAAGGTGTCCAAGAGCGTTGTGTCAGCACACAAGAACCAGGACATCACACTCTTCCCTCGCGGGGGTGTGGCTGCCTGCATCACCCACAACTACAAGAAGCCCCACAGGGTCTTCTGCTTCCTGCCACTCTCTTTAGAGACGGGGCTCCCATTCCACGTGAACGGCCACTTTGCACTGGACTCGGCCCGCAGGAACCTGTGGCGAGATGACAACGGGGTCGGCGTGCGCAGCGACTGGAACAGCAGCCTGATGACGGCACTCATTGCGCCTGCGTATGTGGAGCTGCTGGCCCAGCTGAAGAAGCGCTACTTCCCCGGCTCAGACCCAACGCTGTCGGTCCTGCAGAGCACGCCCATCCACGTTGTCAAGGACACGCTGAAGAAGTTCCTGTCATTTTTCCCCGTCAACAGGCTGGACCTCCAGCCAGACCTGTACTGTTTGGTGAAGGCGCTGTACAGCTGCATCCACGATGACATGAAGCGCCTCCTTCCAGTGGTGCGCGCTCCCAGCATCGACGGCTCCGACCTGCACTCCGCCGTCATCATCACCTGGGTCAACATGTCCACCTCAAATAAAACCAGGCCGTTCTTTGACAATCTACTGCAGGATGAGCTACAGCACCTTAAAAATGCAGATTATAACATCACCACACGCAAAACGGTCGCAGAAAACGTCTACAGGCTGAAACACCTGCTCTTGGAGATCGGCTTCAACCTGGTTTATAACTGTGATGAGACTGCTAACCTGTACCACTGCCTTGTGGACGCCAACATCCCTGTGAGCTATGTCACCCCTGCCGATGTCCGGGCTTTCTTAATGACCTTTTCCTCCCCCGACACCAACTGCCATATTGGGAAGCTGCCCTGTCGTCTCCAGCAGACCAACCTGAAgcttttccacagtttaaaacTTTTAGTCGATTATTGTTTTAAGGACACAGAAGAAAGTGAGTTTGAAGTGGAGGGCCTGCCCCTTCTCATTACCCTGGACAGTGTTTTGCAAACTTTTGATGCAAAACGTCCCAAGTTTCTAACAACATACCACGAACTGATCCCATCCCGCAAAGACCTGTTCATGAACACACTGTACTTGAAGTACAGCAATATTTTACTGAACTGCAAAGTCGCAAAAGTGTTTGACATTTCCAGCTTTGCTGACCTGCTGCCCTCTGTGCTGCCCCGCGAGTACAAGACCAAGAGCTGCACCAAGTGGAAAGACAGCTTTGCCAGTGAGTCTTGGCTGAAGAATGCCTGGCATTTCATCAGCGAGTCCATGAACGTGAAGGAGGACCAAGAGGAAACAAAGCCAGCCTTTGATGCCGTCATGGACACCCTGAGAGACTGGGCCCTGCTCCCCGGAACAAAGTTCACTGTGTCGGCCAACCAGCTTGTGGTCCCTGAGGGGGACGTCCTGCTCCCGCTGAGCCTCATGCACATCGCTGTATTCCCAAACGCCCAGACTGATAAGGTTTTTCATGCCCTCATGAAAGCTGGCTGCATTCAGCTGGCTTTGAACAAAATCTGCTCCAAAGACAGTGCATTTGTCCCTCTGTTGTCCTCTCACACGGCCAACATAGAGAGCCCCACAAGCATTTTGAAGGCTGTGCATTACATGGTCCAAACCTCAACgtttagaactgaaaaattagTGGAAAATGACTTTGAAGCACTTTTGATGTATTTCAACTGCAATTTGAATCACTTGATGTCTCAAGatgacataaaaattttaaagtcacttCCATGCTACAAATCCATCAGTGGTCGCTACATGAGCATTGCAAAGTTTGGAACATGCTACGTGCTTACAAAAAGTATTCCCTCCGCTGAAGTGGAAAAATGGACGCAATCATCGTCCTCTGCATTTCTTGAAGAAAAAATACACCTGAAAGAACTGTATGAGCTTCTGGGTTGTGTACCTGTGGATGATCTTGAGGTATATTTGAAACACCTCTTACCAAAAATTGAAAATCTCTCTTACGATGCAAAACTAGAGCATTTGATTTATCTCAAGAATAGACTGTCGAATGTTGAGGAGCTGTCTGAGATCAAGGAACAGCTTTTTGAAAAGCTGGAAGGCTTATTGATAATCCACGATGCTAACAACCGACTAAAGCAAGCAAAGCATTTCTATGACAGAACTGTAAGAGTTTTTGAAGTTATGCTTCCTGAAAAATTGTTCATCCCAAAggacttctttaaaaaactggaacaacTTATAAAACCCAAAAATCAAGTTGCATTTATGACCTCTTGGGTAGAATTCCTAAGAAACATTGGACTGAAACACATCCTTTCTCAGCAGCAGTTGTTGCAGTTTGCTAAGGAGATCAGTGTGCGAGCTAATACAGAAAACTGGTCTAAGGAAACGCTGCAGAACACGGTCGACATCCTTCTCCATCACATATTCCAGGAACGAACGGATCTGTTCGTGGGGGACTTCCTGAAAGAACTGTCTCTGATCCCCTTCTTGTGTCCAGAGCGGGCTCCCGCAGAGTTCATCCGATTTCACCCTCAATATCAGGAGGTGAACGGGACGCTCCCCCTCATCAGGTTCAGCGGTGCCCAGGTGAACCCGAAGTTCAAGCAGTGCGatgtgctgcagctgctgtggaCGTCCTGCCCCATCCTCCCAGAGAAGGCCACGCCCCTGAGCATCAGGGAGCAAGCAGGGAGTGACCTCGGCCCCCAGGAGCAGCTGGAGCAGGTTCTGAGCCTGCTGAACGTGAACCTTGACCCCCCCGTGGACAAGGTCATCAACAACTGCAGGAATGTGTGCAACATCACGACACTGGATGAAGATATGGTCAGGACTAGAGCCAAGGTCCTGAGGAGCATATACGAGTTCCTCAGCTCCGAGAAGAGGGAGTTCCGTTTCCAGCTGCGGGGTGTTGCTTTTGTGATGGTGGAAGATGGCTGGAAGCTCCTGAAGCCGGAGGAGGTGGTGATCAACCTGGAGTACGAGTCCGATTTCAAGCCGTATCTGTACAAGCTGCCCTTAGAGCTGGGCACCTTCCACCAGCTGTTCAAACATTTGGGTACTGAGGACGTCATCTCCACCAAGCAGTATGTGGAGGTGCTGAGCCGCATCTTCAAGAACTCCGAAGGGAAGCAGCTGGACCCGAACGAGATGCGCACTGTCAAGAGGGTTGTTTCTGGCCTGTTCAGGAGTCTGCAGAACGACTCCGTCAAGGTACGGGGCGACCTGGAGAACATCCGGGACCTCGCACTCTACCTGCCAAGCCAGGATGGCCGGCTGGTCAGGTCGAGCATCCTGGTGTTCGATGACGCCCCACACTACAAGAGCCGGATCCAGGGCAGCATCGGGGTGCAGATGCTGGTGGACCTCAGCCAGTGTTACTTGGGGAAGGACCACGGTTTCCACACCAAGCTCATCATGCTCTTCCCCCAGAAACTGCGTCCGCGCCTGCTGAGCAGCATCCTGGAGGAGCAGCTGGACGAGGAGACCCCCAGGGTGTGCCAGTTCGGGGCACTGTGCTCACTCCAAGGCCGGCTGCAGCTCCTGCTGTCCTCTGAGCAGTTCATCGCAGGCCTCGTCAGGATCATGAAGCATGAGAATGACAATGCCTTCCTGGCCAATGAGGAGAAGGCCATCCGCCTCTGCAAGGCCCTCCGGGAAGGGCTGAAGGTGTCCTGCTTCGAGAAGCTTCAGACCACACTACGGGTGAAAGGCTTCAACCCCATCCCCCAGAGCAGGAGCGAGACCTTCGCTTTCCTGAAGCGGTTTGGGAATGCCGTCATCCTGCTGTACATACAACACTCAGACAGTAAGGACATCAACTTCCTGCTGGCCTTGGCCATGACGCTGAAGTCGGCGACCGATAACCTGATCTCCGACACGTCCTACCTAATTGCTATGCTGGGATGCAACGACATTTACAGGATCAGTGAGAAGCTTGACAGCCTAGGCGTGAAGTACGACTCTTCAGAACCATCAAAACTTGAACTGCCAATGCCTGGCACGCCAATACCTGCTGAGATTCATTACACCCTGCTCATGGACCCCATGAATGTCTTTTACCCGGGAGAGTATGTTGGGTACCTTGTCGATGCCGAAGGCGGGGACATCTACGGGTCATACCAGCCAACGTACACGTATGCCATCATCGTACAAGAGGTCGAAAGAGAAGACGCCGACAACTCGAGCTTCCTAGGAAAGATTTATCAGATTGACATTGGCTACAGTGAATACAAAATCGTTAGCTCTCTGGATCTGTATAAGTTCTCACGGCCAGAGGAGAGCTCCCAGAGCAGAGACAGTGCCCCTTCCACCCCTACCAGCCCCACAGAGTTCCTGGCCCCCGGTCTTCGAAGCGTCCCACCCCTCTTCCCTGGGAGAGAGGGCCTCAAGACCCCATCTTCCAAGCATCATTCCCCCAAAAAGCTCAAGGCTACTTCTCTCCCAGAAATTCTAAAGGAGGTGACGTCTGTGGTGGAGCAAGCCTGGAAGCTTCCTGAGTCAGAGAGGAAGAAGATTATCAGGCGGTTGTACCTGAAATGGCACCCTGACAAAAACCCAGAGGACCATGACATGGCTAATGAGGTTTTCAAGCATCTGCAGAATGAGATTAACAGGTTAGAGAAACAGGCTTTTCTTGATCAAAATGCAGACAGAGCCTCGAGGAGGACGTTTCCCACCTCGGCTACCCGGTTCCAGTCAGAGAAGTTCTCCTTCCAGAGATTTTACACATCATGGAACCAGGAGGCCACGAGCCACAAATCCGAGAGGCAGcagcaaaataaagagaaaggccCGCCACCGGCTGGGCAGACGTACTCCCAGAGGTTCTTTGTGCCCCCTACTTTCAAGACGGTCGGCAACCCGGTGGAGGCGCGCAGGTGGCTGCGCCAGGCCAGGGCCAACTTCTCGGCTGCCAGGAATGACCTGCACAAGAATGCCAACGAGTGGGTGTGCTTCAAATGCTTCCTGTCTGCCAAGCTGGCTCTCATAGCGGCCGACTACGCTGTGCGGGGCAAATCTGACAAAGATGTGAAGCCAACGGCCCTGGCGCAGAAGATCGAGGAGTACAGCCAGCAGTTGGAGGGCCTGACCAACGACGTCCACACCCTGGAGGCCTACGGTGTGGACAGCTTGAAGACCAGGTACCCTGACCTGCTGCCCTTCCCGCAGATCCCCAATGACAGGTTCACGTCTGAGGTTGCCATGAGGGTGATGGAATGTACTGCCTGTATCATCATAAAACTTGAAAACTTCATACAACAGAAAGTGTGAGGCAACACCAGGAGAGAAGCAGGGAGCTATGTCCTGGACATGTCGTAGCACAAATATGACTCACTGTCCTTCCTTAAGCCCCATTGCCAGCATTCAGGGATGGTGAAGCACATTGGGGGTTGATCAGGTAGAATCTTGACCTTCTTACTAATGTGGATGTCCACAGGGAACCTTGACCTGAGAGAGTAGTGTTTTGAGGCTGGTGGTGAACTTGAAATCACTGGATGCGGCTGGCTGGCTGGCCAGCACCTCTGTGAACTGCACTTTACACACCAAAGCTCAGCGGTCTGTTAGAGTCTCTGTGTCTCTGGttggtggtgggggggcggggggagttagttttatgtttttaatgtatGCAGTATTTTTGAAGGAGCTAATGAAACACTGGACATATCATTGGTTGAAACAAATTAGGGGGATTAGGTCTGTGGAGCTTTATTGTTTCTTTAAGCAGATCCTCTTGGGTGCATTATCAGCTGGATCTGATTATGAGCCTGTTGCAGTTTTACATACTAGATACTTAGCACATGTATAACGTGGTACAGTATTTTATCCTGAATACTACTTGATTGAGACTCTGCAGACAGCCCCCACTAGGGTGCCCTGAGTGCCCTTCACATCCTTTTCCTGGAGGTCCCCCTCCCTGGGCTTGCAGGCATCCCAGATCACGAAGGTGGCACACGGGAGACCTGGTGGTGGCCCCTGTTCTCGCTGGATGTGAATATTGCTTCTGAGAACTGCTTGCCAAAGCCATGCCCGTCACCTGTGAGGGCATTTGCTTGATGTTTGTTTGTACGCGTTTCCCACAAACGCCCTAATTTATATGGTGTGGTTGGACAGGATGTGATCTTTCATTGTCTaaaggtgctgcactcaacattTTTTGTCCTTCAACATGGCACTTagtggagtttttttttcttgggatTTCACTCTGAAGACATTGAAAAATTGTAAAATCATGTGAAAATATCCAGTAGGTTATAAAAGAGGAATTATCAGCTTGTGTCTTCCCCATGAATAATTCAGAACTgatgtttaatttttatcatgtttGAATGTCCTATGAACGTTATATCCCTTGCAGAATATAAAAGATGATAATTATTTAAGTGTGCTGGCTGTAAATGATGTGCAGTATAATATTTTATGCAATTA encodes the following:
- the SACS gene encoding sacsin isoform X3, which gives rise to METQDNRWLRVTVLPGCAGCRTVAVPASWTVRDVKRRLAAETGFPASEQKLWLGGRQLSDWIKIGDLTSQNCHLFVNLQSKGLKGGGRFGQTTPPLVDFLKDILRRYPEGGQILKELIQNAEDAGATEVKFLYDETQYGTQTLWSKDMAQYQGPALYVYNNAVFTPEDWHGIQEIARSRKKDDPLKVGRFGIGFNSVYHITDVPCIFSGDQIGMLDPHQTLFGPHESGQCWNLRDDSKEISELSDQFAPFIGLFGSTKETFVKGSFPGTFFRFPLRRQPSQLSGTLYNKQKVLELFESFQADADTVLLFLKNVQDVSLHVREADGSEKLVFRVTAREPAAPAPERPGAVEALGAALSDYCERVPSGGVTCVTYPVSIVLEDGDAQGARETSWLVCNSVGGRGLSAQLDALADELRFVPVIGIATPLSGLAEEHGAAGFSGKAFCFLPLPPGEESRTGLPVHVSGFFGLTDNRRSIKWRELDQWRDPAAVWNELLVLSVVPRAYAALILDAVARLRAGCSPGLPLSVAGVYGLWPDAAQVKLPWRPALEPLFQELFQHEVLPSLGGHWVPLEQACFSDLDEGLDYAPAVLRFLQRSGKEVVRVPAHLAAAAQLMASSAGPLTQVTPAWTRQVLRKVGLGGASAPERLHLLEFVLSDQAYSELLGLELLPLQSGAFLPFSSSACDQDVIYIASEEHPRSLFPGLEGRFLLDNLKPHLLAALKEAAQTRGRPCTQLQLLNTDRFARLIKEVMNTFWPGRELIVQWYPCDEDRKHPSVSWLRMVWKHLYVHFSEDLTLFDEMPLIPRTPLEEGQTCVELIRLRAPSLVILDDESEAQLPEFLADVVQKLGGIVLKKLDASIQHPLIKKYIHLPSPSAVLHIMEKMPLQKLCNQVASLLPTHKDALRKFLANLTESSEKEKRIIQELTIFKRINHSSSQGLSSYTRLKGCRVLHPAATLPAGLRLSISVVDSSDEATIRLANLLKVEKVRTTSCLKLILKDIESTFYSQEEVTHLVLWVLENLSSLKSENPNVLDWLTPLKFIQLPPGRLVMASELFDPDIEVLKDLFYDEEEACFPPSAFTSPDILHSLRQIGLKNEASLKEKDVVQVAKKIEALQASSCPNQDTLLKKARTLLLVLNKNPALLHSCEGKATLKKIKWVPACKERPPNYPGSLVWKGDLCELCAPPDMCDAAHAILVGSSLPLVESVHVNLEKALGILTKPGINAVLKHFKIVVDWYTSKTFSDEDYYQFQHILLEIYGFMHDHLNEGKDAFRALKFPWVWTGKKFCPLAQAVIKPFHDLDLQPYLHSVPKTMAKFHQLFKACGSIEELTADHISMVIQKVYLKSDQDLSDQESKQNLHLMLNIIRWLYSNQIPASPNTPVPIHHSKNPSKLIMKPIHECCYCDIKVDDLNDLLEDSVEPIILVHEDIPMKTAEWLKVPCLSTRLINPENMGFEQSGQREPLTVRIKNILEEYPSVSDIFKELLQNADDANATECSFMIDMRRNMDIRENLLDPGMAACHGPALWSFNNSQFSDSDFVNITRLGESLKRAEVDKVGKFGLGFNSVYHITDIPVIMSREFMIMFDPNINHISKHIKDRSNPGIKINWSKQQKRLRKFPNQFKPFMNVFDCQLPLTVEAPYSYSGTLFRLSFRTQQEAKVSEVSSTCYNTADIYSLVDEFSLCGHRLIIFTQNVTSMYLKYLKIEETNPSLAQDTIVIKKKPCSTKALTAPVISVLKEAAKLMKTCGTSNKKLPAEAPKSSCILQITVEEFHHVFRRIADLQSPLFRGPEDDPAALFEMAKVGQSKKPSDELPQKTVDCTTWLICTCMDTGEALRFSLSESGRRLGLVPCGAVAVLLAEVQDQKWAVRPQAGEVFCYLPLRIKTGLPVHINGCFAVTSNRKEIWKTDTKGRWNTTFMRHVVVKAYLEALSVLRELAASGELTDYTYHTVWPDPDLVHDDFSVICQGFYEDIAHGKGKDLTRVFSDGSMWVSMKNVRFLDDSILKRRDVGPAAFKIFLKYLKKTGSKNLCAVELPSSVKLGFEEAGCKQILLENTFSERQFFSEVFFPNIQEIEAELRDPLMNFVLNEKVDEFSGILRVTPCIPCSLEGHPLVLPSRLIHPEGRVAKLFDTKDGRFPYGSTQDYLNPIILIKLVQLGMAKDDILWDDMLERAESVAEINKSDHGAACLRSSILLSLIDEKLKIRDPRAKDFAATYQTIPFLPFLTKPAGFSLDWKGNSFKPETMFAATDLYIAEHQDIVCLLQPILNENSHSFRGCGSVPLAVKEFLGLLRKPTVELVVNQLREVAKSVDDGITLYQENITNACYKYLHEAMMQNDSTKTAVTEKLKTFSFILVENAYVNSEKVAFHLNFEAAPYLYQLPNKYKNNFRELFESVGVRQSFTVEDFALVLESIAQEKETKQVTEENFQLCRRIISEGIWSLIREKKQEFCEKNYGHILLPDTNLKLLPAKSLCYNDCPWIKVKDSTVKYCHADIPREVAVKLGAVPKRHKALERYASNVCFTTLGSEFGQKEKLTSRIKSILNAYPSEKEMLKELLQNADDAKATEICFVFDPRQHPVDRIFDDKWAPLQGPALCVYNNQPFTEDDVRGIQNLGRGTKEGNPCKTGQYGVGFNSVYHITDCPSFISGNDILCIFDPHARYAPGATSVSPGRMFRDLDADFRTQFSDVLDLYLGTHFKLDNCTMFRFPLRNAEMAKVSEISSVPSSDRMVQNLLDKLRSDGAELLMFLNHMEKISICEIDKATGALNVLYSVKGNITDGDRLKRKQFHASVIDSVTKKRQLPDIPVQQVTYTMDTEDSEGSLTSWLICNRSGFSSMDKVSKSVVSAHKNQDITLFPRGGVAACITHNYKKPHRVFCFLPLSLETGLPFHVNGHFALDSARRNLWRDDNGVGVRSDWNSSLMTALIAPAYVELLAQLKKRYFPGSDPTLSVLQSTPIHVVKDTLKKFLSFFPVNRLDLQPDLYCLVKALYSCIHDDMKRLLPVVRAPSIDGSDLHSAVIITWVNMSTSNKTRPFFDNLLQDELQHLKNADYNITTRKTVAENVYRLKHLLLEIGFNLVYNCDETANLYHCLVDANIPVSYVTPADVRAFLMTFSSPDTNCHIGKLPCRLQQTNLKLFHSLKLLVDYCFKDTEESEFEVEGLPLLITLDSVLQTFDAKRPKFLTTYHELIPSRKDLFMNTLYLKYSNILLNCKVAKVFDISSFADLLPSVLPREYKTKSCTKWKDSFASESWLKNAWHFISESMNVKEDQEETKPAFDAVMDTLRDWALLPGTKFTVSANQLVVPEGDVLLPLSLMHIAVFPNAQTDKVFHALMKAGCIQLALNKICSKDSAFVPLLSSHTANIESPTSILKAVHYMVQTSTFRTEKLVENDFEALLMYFNCNLNHLMSQDDIKILKSLPCYKSISGRYMSIAKFGTCYVLTKSIPSAEVEKWTQSSSSAFLEEKIHLKELYELLGCVPVDDLEVYLKHLLPKIENLSYDAKLEHLIYLKNRLSNVEELSEIKEQLFEKLEGLLIIHDANNRLKQAKHFYDRTVRVFEVMLPEKLFIPKDFFKKLEQLIKPKNQVAFMTSWVEFLRNIGLKHILSQQQLLQFAKEISVRANTENWSKETLQNTVDILLHHIFQERTDLFVGDFLKELSLIPFLCPERAPAEFIRFHPQYQEVNGTLPLIRFSGAQVNPKFKQCDVLQLLWTSCPILPEKATPLSIREQAGSDLGPQEQLEQVLSLLNVNLDPPVDKVINNCRNVCNITTLDEDMVRTRAKVLRSIYEFLSSEKREFRFQLRGVAFVMVEDGWKLLKPEEVVINLEYESDFKPYLYKLPLELGTFHQLFKHLGTEDVISTKQYVEVLSRIFKNSEGKQLDPNEMRTVKRVVSGLFRSLQNDSVKVRGDLENIRDLALYLPSQDGRLVRSSILVFDDAPHYKSRIQGSIGVQMLVDLSQCYLGKDHGFHTKLIMLFPQKLRPRLLSSILEEQLDEETPRVCQFGALCSLQGRLQLLLSSEQFIAGLVRIMKHENDNAFLANEEKAIRLCKALREGLKVSCFEKLQTTLRVKGFNPIPQSRSETFAFLKRFGNAVILLYIQHSDSKDINFLLALAMTLKSATDNLISDTSYLIAMLGCNDIYRISEKLDSLGVKYDSSEPSKLELPMPGTPIPAEIHYTLLMDPMNVFYPGEYVGYLVDAEGGDIYGSYQPTYTYAIIVQEVEREDADNSSFLGKIYQIDIGYSEYKIVSSLDLYKFSRPEESSQSRDSAPSTPTSPTEFLAPGLRSVPPLFPGREGLKTPSSKHHSPKKLKATSLPEILKEVTSVVEQAWKLPESERKKIIRRLYLKWHPDKNPEDHDMANEVFKHLQNEINRLEKQAFLDQNADRASRRTFPTSATRFQSEKFSFQRFYTSWNQEATSHKSERQQQNKEKGPPPAGQTYSQRFFVPPTFKTVGNPVEARRWLRQARANFSAARNDLHKNANEWVCFKCFLSAKLALIAADYAVRGKSDKDVKPTALAQKIEEYSQQLEGLTNDVHTLEAYGVDSLKTRYPDLLPFPQIPNDRFTSEVAMRVMECTACIIIKLENFIQQKV